The following are from one region of the Pleurodeles waltl isolate 20211129_DDA chromosome 4_1, aPleWal1.hap1.20221129, whole genome shotgun sequence genome:
- the LOC138287078 gene encoding olfactory receptor 5T17-like: protein MQTGNWTILTEFILLGLTEDPALQVPLFVFFLLVYIITLQCNIGIIVLVWLNHHLRTPMYFFLCCLSFVEAAVSSVTVPKMLVDFLSKRKAISFAGCAMQMFSSFLIGGSEVQILAVMSYDRYTAICKPLLYPVIMNSRVCLSLVGAVVGINLVNALFHAFLTFTLPFCGSNVITHYACDVPPVLKIACTDTRLNELLLVVVVGGMIVASVSIILVSYGFIIAAIIKINSSDGRRRAISTCSSHFVSVSMFYGTLIFMYATPSSGLSMTRDRVVSVFYMVIIPMLNPLIWSLRNQEIKQALRKSIRRCRGAR from the coding sequence ATGCAAACAGGTAACTGGACCATCTTGACGGAGTTCATTCTCTTAGGACTTACAGAGGACCCCGCACTACAGGTTCCGCTCTTCGTGTTCTTCCTTCTGGTCTATATTATTACCTTACAATGCAACATAGGGATCATAGTGTTGGTCTGGCTGAACCATCATCTACGCACCCCTATGTACTTCTTCCTCTGTTGTTTGTCCTTTGTGGAGGCTGCTGTGTCCTCTGTCACGGTGCCCAAAATGCTTGTGGACTTCTTATCAAAGAGGAAGGCTATTTCTTTTGCTGGATGTGCAATGCAGATGTTCTCATCATTTCTCATTGGAGGTTCAGAGGTACAAATCTTAGCGGTCATGTCTTATGATCGGTACACAGCGATCTGTAAACCATTACTGTATCCAGTCATTATGAACAGCAGAGTCTGTCTTTCCCTTGTTGGTGCAGTAGTAGGGATTAACTTAGTTAACGCACTCTTCCATGCTTTTTTGACTTTTACATTGCCCTTCTGTGGGTCAAATGTTATCACCCATTACGCCTGTGATGTCCCTCCAGTCCTGAAGATTGCCTGCACTGACACCAGACTGAATGAACTTTTACTTGTTGTTGTAGTCGGAGGAATGATAGTGGCCTCAGTTAGCATTATCCTTGTCTCATACGGTTTCATTATCGCTGCCATCATAAAGATCAATTCCTCTGATGGGAGAAGGAGGGCCATCAGCACGTGTTCCTCACACTTCGTCAGTGTCTCTATGTTTTATGGTACTCTCATCTTTATGTATGCCACACCCAGCTCAGGACTCTCCATGACCAGAGATAGAGTGGTATCAGTGTTCTATATGGTGATAATTCCCATGCTCAACCCTTTGATTTGGAGTCTGAGAAACCAGGAGATCAAACAAGCCTTGAGAAAAAGCATCAGGAGATGTCGTGGCGCCAGATAA